The nucleotide sequence GTTTTAGGCTGAAATTGCAAGTCAGTTGTGGTGTTGGTCTACTCCAGATACAATCTGTTTGTCAGCAATTTAAACACTAATAaatatgaaagtttaaaaataacatggcattatttatatttgacttttttgaaatgtatatttatactgCCTAGTTATGTAAGTTTCTGAACGACAATGTGTTCATAGTTCATTAGCCTAGAATATGCCAAGGTCGTCAAGTGGCCTGAAAAAAAGTTGAAGTAtacagtgttctcaataagaattTTGGAGATAAATGAACTAGAATATGTCGTAGGTGGTcagttactttactatttgagactGTTCAACAgtaaacttattgagaacccttctgttatttttttaatgcatgtaaaTGACCTAATGATTTCATACTGTAATCtgcattataatgaaaatataagaaGCAATTGAACTACAGTCTTGATGTCTATTATGTGTTTGTGGAAAACTTAGCTTCAAGATAATGAAATATGATCATCCAAACATGGAgacttacatgtatttaatttgcATGAACTTGACTGTTACATCAGAAATCATGCTGACATCATGAAACTTACTAACATTTCAATGATTTCGTACAAgttaaattgattattattataattttgaataccAAATTTTTCCATCATTCATTGAAACTAGAGGACAATAGTGTTTGGCATAACTCCAACACAGTGTTATTGTGGTTTGTAGGTCATGCATTTATGTTCCATTCATAATcctaaatatacaaacatagtAGTCTGGAGTGGTGCTATGTTTAGAaacatgaagttaattaaaactaCTAGCTATTAAAATATGCACTGTCTTCAATTGTAATATATGGCTGTAAAAAAAGAAACTATGCaatgatttaaacaatttagaGGTCACTTTCAACAGAAATTTTCTTCTCTGACATGtgctttaaatagtttttgtgGAAGATTTATACAATTGCAACTTTTCCTACACTTTGAATGACTTATATGAGTTGAATCAgttgaatgtacatgtacatgttggcTATGTGCATACAATGAACCTTTTTTCAGATGTTCATACATAAAGACTGATAGAGATTCACCAGACTTTGGATGtgttattatacatgtatgatacaCGGTCTGCCATAGATTCACTATCTGGGCTCCTGGTGTCGGAGGTAAAATGGAGCAATCTGTCAAATAACTCTAACATTTTTATAACGTCATCTTTATGTACTGTAGGAAGCATTTCCATAAATGTACATGGTTATataactgttatacatgtatacatggcctttaataattatatgattgTCACAAGTTGTAATATAAAGGTAAATCATGTGATTTTCATTTGGATGGCGATGAATATCAATTGCTTTTTCTGTTGTATGCGTTATgataatatatcatgtatttggtggattatttttaaactgttttctagTAAATTCAGTGCTATTATTCTAGTGCTTTATGTTTTTGAAGAGATCAAGCTTACCAGCTGCTGTAGCCCTGGGTATCTCTGGTATTACATTGTAAATGAATTGGAACAAAGTTAACAAGGCCAATGACATTATAAGTCTTGAAGAAAGATGCGCTATCAATGAGCAGGAATTCATGGCCAAATATGGCTGCATATCTAAATAATATTATGATGTTATCAAAGGACATGCATTGTGGAACTTCTTTTGGAgttcattttccattttttgttCCTCTATTTATTAATAAGCAGAAGCCACTACATGAAGTTCTATTTACAATGTAGTTTGATTTCTGTCCAGTTTTCTGCCATTTTAATTGCTATTTGTATATCAGTGGATTGGGTATTCTAACAGTGTCTGATACATGAAAATAACACTACtttgtacaaatatatttttttattagacaTATATTTGCATTTGAGATGGCTGTGATGATTTCTCTGACCTGATCATTCTTCTCTTTACAGGTATGACAGCTTGCACGGCTACAAATCCCATTTGGCTGATTAAAACAAGACTGCAACTTGACCAAAAGTGAGTATGggtttttcaatttattgatGCTGTTTCTCATAATACAGTAAACCTAGTTTACTGTCAGTGTGCCgtatataaatgttcaaaaaatatttgttgagcTGGAGTACATTTGGACAATCACTAGTTTTgccttgtttaaaatgaaatatataaaaatgtctgTGTCAAAAAAACAGGTGTTTGTGATGTAATTTAAGTTCATCTTATTTTATTGCTGTTCATATGAACGTGATTCTGACATGACAATAAAGGGATATTTTATGCTAAACAATGTCATTTCAATGGCAATGAAGagtttcaaatcaaatattcaactgaaaaataaatgagttagtATTTCATAacatcattttaagaaaactttcaAGAACAACTATTGATAAACTACAATTTCACCCCATTTGAATACCTGATTTTGAACCATAATTGAATTAAGATTGTATGAACAAAGTTACAAACACAAAGTTCCCAACAATAAATTCCTCATTAAAAATGTcgttaaaactaaattttgaTTTAACCTTGTTATGCAAGTGTTTAACAATATTGTTCATCACCACAGGCGTCAATATATTATGTTAAAGTTTATACACAATAACAGGCTGATCTTCATGTTAACCTTGTCCTTTTAGCCTATATGAGACAGTCTTAGGTCACGTGACCTCCAATTACCCATTGAGCAAGTGTTTACAGCTGTGCAGGGTTTATATATTTGCTTTGGGTTATTGCAGGTCACAGCAGTATAAACAGACaggatttgtttgtttttaggcATACTCAAATAATTTGTACAGATTGAAGCAAATCAATTTGGGGTTAAAGAAGCAGTCTATAGGATTATTGCCAATTGCCAAAATGTTCTCATCTCTTTAACTCATTTTAAAGAATGTCCTTCAAGAAAGAAATGCTGGAACTCTCAGACATGCATATAGGGTAAAGAATAGAAGAAAAATTCAGGTTTTGAGATTGCTTGAACAGAATTTATGGAATAAGTCAAGCATGCTGTGTAAAATGATGGAAGTGGAGCAAGCATAACTACTGGTGTACTTATTGAACTGGAAATGAAGGCGTTATTCTAATGAGTTTAGTAGTCAAAggttaaatatatgtatgtggGTTTGCTCTTTAAAATCTCATATTGTTTGGCAGTTTCTCAGAGAATTCTTGTAATGTCCTACTTTCAATGTCAGTGATCTTGGAAACTTACTTGTCTGAAACAGTGCTCCACAGAGCTAGGCATAAATAGCAGTGGGGAAAAGTGTCTCAACACTGTCACACAGACAATATAAATTGAACATATTGACCTTTACAAGACTTATTACCCTCATTTAGGTTCATTCATTTCACATCAAATCCTGGCTGAAGCACTGCTGCAATTATCACTATacatagtttataattttatttatacacatgATATATATCACACCTTAAATAATGTTTCAGATAGGACAAACCTTTTAGCTGGTAGTTGAAATAATCAGGCTTATGACTTTTGGCAAAGTGATGTCATTCAGTTTAAAAGTGTCAGATAATCTGATATGGTGTACATGTAGACTAGGTCTTTACATAACATCTTTATTGGTGATTATCCAACATCCTTAATGTTTGTAAGTTCAAACCACACTGAATGATAgggtattttcatataaaataggTTCATGCAATATTATACTAGTATAATTATGCCAAGTAATCAAAAATTACTTGCAGTCTTACGGTTAAATAGTTTTGCTTGAGcaagttaaatgtttttttgtgtgtgttaaacttacatgaagtattttttatttatcaacagATTCATGGTATATGACTCCTTAAGTTGCTCATTCAAcagtttgtatttataaatctCCAGTAACAGACAACAATGATAATTATGctccccttcgaagaagaggggtatactgctttgcacatgttggtaaGTGCGTCCGTCcatcggtagaccaaagcttgttcgagtgataatgcaacaattcctggacatatggtcatcaaacttcacatgaagatAGGGCCTTACCAGTAggtgacccttattgattttaagggccattgggtcaaaggtcaaggtcacagtgaccttaaatggtaaaaggattttaaatattttcccaATGATTtatcaacaatgcctagacctatggtcatcaaactcgACATGGAAGCTGGGCCTGTGCAGTAGATgagataacccctattgattttaggggtcatcgggttaaagttcaatgtcacagtgaccttgaatgcgaaaatgttgttTGTCTGATAACTTGGCACTGCCcctgcactcatggccctcaaacttgacttcgaggtccatgcatatttcattcaattgtccaaataatcctgacatgGGGCTTagtggcggggggggggggggggtataatGTTTGACAATCATCTCTTGTTGACTTCAACTAAAACAGCCACAGAGAGACCTAGAAGTCATTCTCTTAAATGCTCATAGCGTTTCATAACGTTTTCATTGATTTCAGGCTTTGAggttttttcattgaaaatgattaaatgcaaaaatactACTTATATTTCATAGCCCATTGTTATCATTatgcattttcagaaaaaataacGCGTTAACGGTGCGCCAGTGTGTGAGAGACGTCTACCACAACCACGGGCTGAAGGGCTTCTACAAGGGCATCACTGCTTCCTATGTTGGAGTTACTGAGACTGTCATACACTTTGTGATATATGAGGCCGTTAAAGCCCACCTTCTAGAAAACAGTCTTTCATCAAGCCAGTTGGGTGATCGCAGTACCTCGGACTTTGTGCGTTTCATGTTTGCTGGTGCCTGCTCAAAGACATGTGCCACGTGTATCGCTTACCCGCATGGTAAGTACAGTTAGGACGAGACATTCAATGAACCAGGACCAAGCTGGAACTTGTCATATACAGGAAATAGTGAATAGAGGAGCAGTAGGTTTCTATCAATTCCTTCATTGCCATAATAAAAAAAgggattaaagaaaaaaaaaatcagctgtGCAATTTCACTGTGTATGTGCATTTTTGCTGGTTTAGGAGGGACACCTTCTTcttgacatttgttttttacTACTAAGACTTAGGTTTCACTGCCCCAAAAATTTAAGAATGGCAGTTAATATTGCTGTAGTGTTAGACAAAAGTCTAGTGATTGTTGAGGATTTAGTGACctataaacacatttcaaatgCAAACTGTCAACACCATTTTACCTGCATTGTCATACTGCTGCTCTGTAAAAACACCATAAGACTCCTTTTTAAAAACCTGTTTATTCTAACAATTGTTACATTTACTTTTAATAGCAATATGGACATTTTTATAGTTGCTCGATGTGCCCTATATTTGCCTAGCAACAGAAAACAGAAAGCAATACATGtagttaatgttatttttgttactcaaatgttttatttaatctaTTTCCAGAGGTTGTACGGACCCGATTAAGACAGGAAGGGAACAAATACCGATCGTTTTTCCAGACTGTTGTCTTAATTGCGAAGGAAGAGGGTTACCGGGGCCTATACAGGGGCCTTGTCACGCAGCTTGTACGGCAAATTCCAAACACAGCAACCATGATGGCAACCTATGAACTGGTAGTTTACATGTATGAGAGATGGCAGTTAACAAGCCAGACATGACTCATGTAAGACAGGCCTAGATCCTGGCCATCTTTCAAATAATCACCACTGACCATTTTTCGCATGTTCAGTGATTCCGTAGAAATATCGAGGCTACAGGTGTAAGTGGAGACTCACTTCAATCATCTGATTCTGATGTGCTGTGGTGCTGAAAGTGTCAAGTTGTGATACATGAATAAAGTTTGTCTCATTTGAGGCGTCAGCCAATCAGGACTCTCAAATGAGCAATGGCATGATGGGTAAAGTGACACAACCAAATGTCATTCAAGGACAAAGATTTAGCTATTTGGTGCAAATTTGAAAGGAAAATTTTATAaaccattttataaagaaaaagaaaaatcattctTGATACATttagtttgatttgaaatatgatatcgccttttgttataatatcatgtaattttttaaatattctgatctagtttatttttaatgacaGTAGTTTTTTCTTCATCtgtttgatatttcatattctgttggtattttttcatactctgttgttgttttttaaactatatatattttttggtcAGTATCAGCATGCAAATGTTCAttctttggttttgtttttctctGCAATTTGCGTCACTAAGCATTTCCATTGCTTCTGCCCTTGACATGTTTCCATCAATCATTCAATGGCTTACACATTGTTGATTTGAGACCTGGGACAGTGTGGGGCATTTAATGCTAAGTTATTTTAACATAAGATATGCTAAGAACACTTTTTACAATTCTTTGCTAAGATACATCATTTAAAGATTGAATTATAAAAGATTGAAATATAAAGATTAAAAGCTATGCAAATTTTCTTGCTGTTTTTATCATCAGTAAATAACTAATGAAAATCAAACTAACTGTTTTGTAAATGCAAAAAGTTATTGTCCAGATAGAAAATGACTTCTGATAAATACCAATGTTGTAACACcgatatgtttgtgtttgtggaTAAAAACTTCATAATTTCTTGCACTGAACTATCTGCAGCGGTTTCACCTTCACTGCAGATTATCGCCATAATGTGTAAATGGTTGTGTGTATCTTTAATTTAGTATTGAAGGCAACAGCAAACAAATCCCTTTCATTGTTGTGGCATTCAGGAGACAGAACATGATTTTCCTGTAAGAAGTTGCGAGCACTTGTTTAAAGATCTTTGTTTGAGAAAAGTTACATATCAAAAAGGTctgttacatttacatttttcgtAAACTTATGTAGAAATTAAgttaattttatcaataattatcaattgttttatatCTTATCTCGAGTATTTGTGATAATTGTACAAATGTTTCAGTCATtgtgataaaaatatgattgttGTCATTGTATGTTTGTggaaatgtgttttgtttctgtatgttttgtaaatattagtcatGTTCATAGGTGTTTTAAGGTATCTGATTCACCACTATGTGAAACTTGGATACCTGTTCACCTCATATTATGGTGGTATAATGTACGCGTAGAGAAAGAAGACGTAAAATTTGTGGGTCAAGTACcttaatatttacttatttctaTTAAGTTGATATAATGAAATTCTGATATTAAAAACTGCTATCCGGATCTTTTTGATTAGGATCCCATAAATATATTTGACTTACTTGCTAAAAAATGTGACCTTTTTGTTAGTAAGTGATAActtcataaacaaaaaacaacaatttgcTTCTGAGACATGCATCTTATgcatgtttgcatttaatgattGATTGTACATAGTGTAGATATTCATGTTATCACTGTTAACCTAAAAGGTCCACTATTTCgctaattttatatttgtaaagctTCTCCCTAAGTAGtattaactgttttgttttcctcaacaaatgtaaaattaccAAGATATACTTAATCTTAAATTTTTAGTAATCTGTACTTTAGATTATGCAAATTTCATGTTCTGATATCATGTCTGTCTCTGAAATAATGTCTGTTTTCTGAAATGACAATCTCTCTGAAATGATGTCTGTTTCTGAAATGTTATCTGTTTCTGAAATGATGTCTGTTTCTAAAATGACTTTGTTTCTGAAATGACATCTGTTTCTGAAATTATGTCTGTTTCTGAAATGACATCTGTTTCTGAAATTATGTCTGTTTCTATGTCTGTTTCTGACATGACAAATCTTTCTGAAATGACATCTGTTTCTGAGATGACATCTGTTTCAGAAATGACATCTGTTTCTAAAATGATGTCTGGTTCTGTAATGATGCATATTTCTGAAATGTTTCTGAAATCACGCTTGTTTGTTACTTCAGTCACTATAAGTATTTCTTTAAGCTGTGTAAATAACTTTTGCAGTTTGGTATCCTTGTTGGggaaaatgcaaacattatcttgttgatttgttttgtcatgATTCACATACACTATGCTAGGGACCATGTGTGTAGTGTCGAAGCTGTCATCCTTTTACATAACCTGGGCATGCCGACCTCAATATTGTCTTACAGTCTTAACAATCTGAGTTCCTAATGAAATTAACCTTAACTCGTATGTTCCACGGTTATCACTGTACGAATTCccattaaatttgaaaaaatattccacTTAAATTGAGAACAATGTTAACTGTTGCATGCAGTAAAAGGGTTTGCTTATTACACATGATGGTGAAAAAACTAATGAAAGGGGTTGTAAAAAGTcccagaaaaaaatgtcaaagaaaaaataataaaattcgaAAACATTTGCTGTGTTGGTTATCAATTTTAGTATGAATATTGTGATGTAAGGGAGATAAGTCAAGGAGAAAGAAACAGTGTTGGTTCAGAAGAAAGATAAATGTACAAGCTGAAACAGTATAATGATTGATCTGTATTCAGTCTGATTTTTATGTAGtagtaagatgacctgaagtaaaatcttaatggtttagaatgggcggagtgagcacGAACAACAAACTTGATGCAGTATTCGACGCAGAGCTGTGTATGGGATGAGATGCAGTAGGCAACACTTTAAACACACACcaaagttgaaattatttatgattaagCCTAAAACTTAATGATTGCACATCTCATGATCTGCGATTTCATTGGCTAAAAATAAAGGTTGTATTCTTAACAAAAATTGCAGTCACCTGCATAAATGCTGCAGCTTCCTAGTTAGTCATAGGCCTGCTTTCTTCAAAtgtgtgtaaaaaaaaaacgggGATATAAGATGGTGCTAAATGCAAGAAAGATGCCTGCGATACAAAATGTTGAATTGATAAGATGTAGTACTttcttacatgtacatttcgGACATGGAAAAAACAGCACGGCAAACGATATATGTTCTTTATAAACGCAGCAAAATGTTTCTCCTGTGATTAACCTTGTGTTTGGACCTATAACAAGTGCTTGCCATCAACAGACAATAAAAAGGTCGGTCGAATACCATCTGTTGAATATTACTTACTCAGACTCGATTCTGAACTTCTGAAAGCCTCGGTTATAAGACAGACCCCCTACTTTAAGGTTAAAATTGGGACCCAATATCCCCCTCTTATAAGTGGGGAAATATGGTTTATCTACTGTTTGacttattgataaaaaataggTAATAATGCTGAGGAAGGTTGGTCATAGTGCTATTACAGTTAATCAGTGGGAATTTTACAGTGCCAGTGGTACATGTTGGTATGTGTCTGTTGGCACAATTGGGGGTATATTAACATACTTGGAATTTtcgtttattcattttttatgcccccgaaggtgggcatattaaaatcgcactgtccgtccgtccgtccgactcaataactcagaatattatggacagattttaaaataacttgccacatgtgttcgtcataccaagacgacgtgtcgcgtgcaagaaccatgtctctacctctaaggtcaaggtcacactaacgtgtttattcacaatgtaatgctgcatataaggacatagagtatagattgtcgtgtccgggctgtaacttttccttgtatggacagattttaaaataaattgccacatgtgtttggcataccaagacgacgtgtcgcgtgcaagacccgtgtccctacctcttaggtcatggtcacacttagtgtttattcacaatggcatgctgcatataaggacatagagtataggttgtcgtgtccgggctgtaactttcccttgtatggacagattttaaaataacttgccacatgtgttcggcataccaagacgacgtgtcgcgtgcaagaaccgtgtccctacctttaaggtcaaggtcacactaacgtgtttattcacaatggaatgcagcatataaggacatagagtatagattgtcgtgtccgggctgtaacttttccttgtatggacag is from Mya arenaria isolate MELC-2E11 chromosome 9, ASM2691426v1 and encodes:
- the LOC128246818 gene encoding solute carrier family 25 member 36-like, whose protein sequence is MASRDNYGIHLFAGGIGGTVGAVLTCPLEVVKTRLQSSCANFQPVYIQTVPAPNVGLVTSSNLNYNSCHSLQNKVHTTSLNLAQSRSVGLYYCLKYIIQNEGPMGLFKGLGPNLVGVAPSRAIYFFCYANTKRLLNARWNPDTPLVHICSAITAGMTACTATNPIWLIKTRLQLDQKKNNALTVRQCVRDVYHNHGLKGFYKGITASYVGVTETVIHFVIYEAVKAHLLENSLSSSQLGDRSTSDFVRFMFAGACSKTCATCIAYPHEVVRTRLRQEGNKYRSFFQTVVLIAKEEGYRGLYRGLVTQLVRQIPNTATMMATYELVVYMYERWQLTSQT